DNA sequence from the Desmodus rotundus isolate HL8 chromosome 4, HLdesRot8A.1, whole genome shotgun sequence genome:
TCTCCCACTCACCCTCCTGCCCACAAGTCCCTCTCATTGGTTCTTGCCCCCCAAACCTTTCTGTCTGAACCCCTATGCTCTGCTCTCTTGGCACACGTCACCTGTGTTGAGTCTCCAGGACGGGGATGCTCCCTTCTGTGCTGTGACATTTGCCACACTAAAAGTTGGCTTTGTTTTTATGTATCTTTCTAAAGTGCAAATATCCTGTAAGAACAGGGGCTACAACTTCCTGAATTCCTGCGGGCCCTGGAAATAACTGGCACTCAGCAGGTGCCCTCCAAATactggatgaatggatgaataaatggatacAATTAAGTGCTTTCCCACCAAAAGCTCTAAGTACACTGTGCCTGTCCCTTTGTGTGCCCTTTGATAACACAATTGTATTGAGTTTTGTGAGACAACACTGCAGGTCAGAGCCCACAGTCTTACAAGACAACAGGTGAACTTCAAGCCACCTTCTCTACATTCAAAGGAGGTCCTGGCTCTAGACTTCTAAAAGGCAGGTTAGGGCGACAAGGATATAGAAAGGCTAAAATTAGTAAGAATTAAGATCAGTAATAAAACTCTTCAATGAAACGGCCTCTCAGTTCaacagtgttttttctttttatcaatgAAGCAAGTTGCTAGGACAGGAGGGGAagtgagaggtggggagggctgggagggagtgCAGGTAGGAGGGGTCGAGGATACACAGTGCTTGTCATCTTCATGACGAGGACAGCTGCTTCTGgttgtattttaaacaaaatcGGCATCCCAGTGTGGACACCACGTCTGGAATTACAACCCTCCGTGCGATCTGTCACTTTGACATACACACGCGGGGAGTGGAGCAGTCtccacagagagaaaacagtaCAAGAAAAGGAGCCAGTGATCCCAGAAGAGACAGAAGTTCAAGGGGATGTTCCCTGGACAGACCTCCTGGTCCTAAAGCTGTGTCTGCCTCGCCGAGCATCTCCACTCCAGAGGGAAGTCCACTCTTGGGTAAGATTTTGGCTAGAAACTTCTTTATGAAGGATAAATTTATTTGCCCTAAATTAGGCAGGAGGTACTGGGGACTGGACAGCATTGAGACATGAACGCTGAGAGACAGTGCTGAACAGCATGGtgttttaaataaagagaaatggcTCCAAAGGGACTATGGGGAAGTTTTGAAGGGTGGTAAAATGATCCTGCTTTTGCTGATATAGAGACACCTGCTTTGCAATAAGCAATAGATCAAAGGCAGAGTGGGTTCGTACAAATCTATTTTTCTGAACAGAATGCAGTCATGAACGTGAAAAGTGGCCCTGGGTATAGTTCACAAATGGGGATGGGAGATAGAAACCGCAGGATATTCCCCACTGCCTGCAGGAGCAGTAGGACGCTTGCAATTATTGCTTGTCATGTGCCAGTGCCTTTCAACCTCTGCCATCTCCTTTACTTCTCTCAGTACACCTGTGAGGCAGATAAAGTCTCTTTTTTAGGATGTGGTGAGAGAAGTTTTGAACCGAGGTCCTCTGCTCTCAAAGCCCGGAGTTCTTCCCCCCTTGCTACACAGGGGACATTGGAAGACACCTGCAATGACTAGCTGCTACCTGTGAAGGCGAGGGACCATATAGATGGATGTGTGATGTCTCCACTCGATGCCCAAGTGTTCTGAGAAATCCTGTTTGCAATTTTCTCCTCAAACATAGCAAtccagcaaacacacacaccccccacttcTGAGAATCGTTTAAATAATACGACAGTAATACGAATTCTGCCAATGACCAGTTATCTATAACCTGTTAACTTCCAGGGGAAAGTTGATTAAAGATCCTCCCTATTTGGAGGAAAAGCCTTTCATGAATAAACCCTCACTGCTCAGTTAGAGAGTGAACCCTTTacaggtgtgtgtgagtgtgtgtgccatACAAACACCTCCACGAGTCTACAAAAGGAAAACAGCTCATTCCTGTGCTCACTACTATAATTTTGGAAATTTCTAAAGCTTCCCTAGGTTTGCAgacaaattttctaaaatgtttttacattcttcattcttttaattcAACTTCTTACCAGTGTTTGCAGACAAACACTGGGTAATGGGAAATAACTGTCTTCCTCCCTACCTCACCCCACTGGCAAATGGAGCTGGCAGGGGGAAAGCTATGGAACCAGGGGCACTGCCTTCTGGCCTCACGGCCCTGAAGCCTCTCCCTTCAGGCACCCTCTCCCTCGTAGGGGCTCTGGATTTCAAGCCGGCCCAAGTTTCTAGGACTGGACTCTGTCACAGCTCTCAGAAGTAAGTGTGTATCTGTAAACCACCCAGAGAAGGTACTGCTGTAACAACCCTAAACAATAACTGAGTTTCATGTAtacaagtgagaaaaatataaacatagagCTTTACCCCTTAAATCTAACTAGATAGGGCTCAATGTTTTCATAGCAGGTAGCAGGGAAATCTAAATATTTGTGGTGTTTCATTAGAGGTGATGGCAAAGGAACCcaaaaaatggaagaggagaaactTGCTTACGAATTAGACTTCAGTGGGGAGCAAAGGATGGCTTTTCTGTGTGGagagtttcttttcctttacccTGCAAACCCTAAACAAAGGTAAATGGGGAGGTGGGGAATCTGCAACTCAGTCCCCTGAGAattatctgcatttctaacaaatgtCCAGATGATGCCACTGGTCCAGAGAACTGTCCTAGTGGAGCATTAACAAGGCTGCACTGGATTTTAACACATGTCCTTCTGAGGCTTGAACCCTCTCAtacctcttcccccttccctcatTTCCACCACAGGCAGAGATGCTCCTGCAGGCCCACttcctgctgctgttgctgctgctcgTAGGGGCCCCTGGGATGGGTCTATCCCATAAGTTCTCCAAAGCCCAGTCCATCTTCTGCTGCATCAACACAGCCCTGTCTGAGGCCAGGAAGAGCCAGCTGGAGGATACACCCCTGCTGAGCAAGAAAGGCTTCCCCTACCTGTGCAGCCAGGACCCATCCTCAGGAGaggatgaggggagggaggaggaagaaaacaagaaaaaaaggaccTTCTCTGGCCCTGGGGGTGGAAGCCCCCCATACAAGTACCTGTCCCAAGCACAGCTCAGGGGGAGGATGTACCAGGACAAGGCCAAGGGTGACCGGCATACCAAGCTCACCCTGTCCCTTGATGTCCCCACTAACATCATGAACATCCTCTTCAACATCGCCAAGGCCAAGAACTTGCGAGCCAAGGCAGCTGCCAATGCCCATCTAATGGCACAGATTGGGCGGAAGAAGTAGAATCGAGGCCAGCAGGAGAGCGGCCCATCAAGGACAAGGACAgaggtcagggtggagggtgaggGTTTGCCCACTCAACCAGTTTGTATTGTGTAGATGGTCCAGTTTTACAGGCTGCCTCCCAACTCAACCCCTCTGACCCTTTCCTGCCTCCAACCCAACTCCTTCCTTTGTACAATACACAAGTGTGTAGTGTTGTCCCACCTCCATGACTCGACACCATTAAGGTCTCTCCCTGTGTTCTgtgtctcttttctcctcccccacacTTCTCCTTGAGGGTCCCATGGCTGAGAAGAGGACCCCCAGTGGTGCTCCTCTCCTCACCACCCACCAACCCCAGCCAAGACTGGAAGATGAGGAGACACACTGATTACCATCCCACCACTGAATCCCTTCCCTACTCTCCTGCTTCCATTAAAACCAGTGGCTTCTTGAACCCCTCTCTTGTTTCAGTTCTTCTCCCATCAGCCAGCTGCCTCTTAAACTCTTCTCAGAAAGGAAGGCAAATGAGGGAGAACACAAAATGAGGCAATTCCCCATCTCTCCCAGGATGTGAATGGCTCTTGGAGGCTGTAGGGAGAGTAAAGAAGAGCTTGGGAGAGATCAAACAGGCAGGACTCTGTCAGCTGTCATTTAATCTAGAGCCATCTTCATGGCCCTGGTCCCACCCAAGGGGCACAGCCAGGGGTCTGCTGCCAAGATGGCACCTGGGCTAGACAGGAGAGGGAGCTTTCAGTTATCCCTCTTGGGAAGCCCCACATCCTCCATGGCCTGCTAGGGCATTGGGCCACAAAGCATTTAATGGGCGCTCCCTGAACCCACAGTAACTGCCCAGCATGGTGCTGGGCACCTGGGAGATACTGATGTGCGAGGCAAGGCCTCTGTCCTCCATGAGTCAACATCTAAACAAATAGAcgaaaccaaaatgaaaaaaaagcaaatacctCCGTGGAATATGTAAGTTATGAATTACAAAGCAACAGCAATTAGTATAAAGAATATATGAGGAATTCAGAGATGAGAGAGTCTAATATGAGTAAAAGTTCACTAACAACAGACATCAGCAAGTACCCTGATGGCCTGATGGCCTCCAGCAGCAGAGCCCTGGGGCCAGATTCCCAGAAAGGGACTGTGGTTCCCCTCTCTTCGGCCGGTGGTAagtcataaatacataaaatgaatttCTGCGTGGTGGAATCAACAACCTACTCACACACCAGTAGCTAACAGTaccgccagcagcagcagcaaagtcaaaatacaaatgaatgacaaatttggaaaaatatttgccacTCATATAAAAGATAAATGGTctattgataaaatataaaaagagctactaaaaattaagaaaagaacaaaaaagaaaaataagcaaggaaCTGAATAGGGTATTGACAAAATTCATCAGACCATTAaagttcttaaaagaaaataaaatataccaaatttATAAaggcaatataaaatatttaagaatgttTATCTAGGATTGCAAAGAGGACCAAAAATTCCTGTATATTCCCTTTAGAAGTGGTTCTTTAAGTTTGCTAGACTTAGCAATAATAAGATTTACACGCTGACCTGAAaagtttatgaaataatttgttgTTTTATCTTAACCTCAGTAGGTTACTAATtgctaaaaacaatagaaaaacctGTAAATGGTCTTTTCTGCTCGTgacaatgcacacacacacacacaggcacaaaaACGCCCTCCAGACCCGCAACATTTCAACAAATGAGCAACTGAGCAGTTATTTAAGCATTTCACCAGTGCCCTCTAGTGTCTGAAGAGAGAAACAATACATgtacataaaaaaatatttttcaagcacTAAGTAAAAGCCTAATAAAAGTTCAAAGCACTATGTAGGAtatgcacatgaaaaaatgtttcatCACTGAGTATTTACAAAACAGAGTAAGGCATAGTTttgtaggtttatagttgtgtgtatagaaaacaatacaataattaataaataataatacaattaactgtgtttcacatacctacaactgta
Encoded proteins:
- the UCN3 gene encoding urocortin-3, which produces MLLQAHFLLLLLLLVGAPGMGLSHKFSKAQSIFCCINTALSEARKSQLEDTPLLSKKGFPYLCSQDPSSGEDEGREEEENKKKRTFSGPGGGSPPYKYLSQAQLRGRMYQDKAKGDRHTKLTLSLDVPTNIMNILFNIAKAKNLRAKAAANAHLMAQIGRKK